ACAACGACCCCATTGCCGACCGTTTTACCCTGAATGACGGCAGCAACGACTACCTTATTTTCCCCGGCAGCCTGAACAATGACCGAATCATGGTTCTGGAAGACAGGGCGCAGGGGTATTCCGGTGATGTCCATGTAATGGTGGGCTTCCGGCTCAAAGACGATACCCTCGTTGGAGCGGGCGTCACAACCCACAGCGAAACCCCCGGTATCGGTTCCAGAGCCAAGGAAGAGCCTTCGTTCACCCGTCAGTTTACGGGAAAAAAAGCCGCCTCACCCAAAAACCTCCGCAGCGATGGAGGGGATCTGGACAGCATCAGCGGCGCCACCATCACATCCCGTGCGGTGGTTCAGGCAGTGGAACGGGCCTCTGCCGCCTATCTGCGACTGAAGCCCGAACTTGAATCCCCTACCACGGAAAAGGAGGAATAAATGCCCCGTCCCCTCCATAAAGAGTTCCTGAAGGGCCTGTGGGAAGAAATTCCTCCTTTCCGCCTTGTGCTCGGACTCTGTCCCGTACTGGCCGTGACCATGACCGTTGAAAACGGCATCGGCATGGGTCTTGCCACCACCTTTGTACTGGTCTGCTCCAACATTCTCATATCACTCCTGAGAAACCAGATCCCGCCCAAGGTGCGCATTGCCTGTTATATTCTGGTCATCGCCACCTTTGTTACCATCGTGGATATGCTCATGCAGGCCTTCACCTATCCGCTGTATCAAAAGCTGGGCATTTTCATTCCCCTTATTGTGGTTAACTGTATCGTACTGGGAAGGGCCGAAGCCTTTGCCAGCAAGAACAGCCTTCTTCCATCTCTGGCAGACGGCCTCGGTATCGGTATAGGGTTCACCCTCTCCCTGGCAACTCTGGGGGCTGTACGTGAAATTTTTGGCAACGGTACCTTTCTGGGACATGGAGTTTTCGGCCCCGGATATGAACCCCTCGCCTTTCTGGTGGAAGCCCCCGGTGCCTTTATCGGCCTCGGTATTCTGCTGGGACTCATGAACCTTATCAGTCAGCGGCGATAGGAGAGAACATGGAAACCTATATCCTCCTGGCCATTACCTGCATTCTGGTCAATAATATTGTTCTCACCCAGTATCTCGGCATCTGCCCTTTCATGGGAACATCCAAGGCCATGGAAACGGCAACGGGCATGTCCATGGCCGTACTCTTTGTTCTGGTCATGGCAGGATCCGTAACCTGGATGGTGGAACACTGGCTTCTGGCGCCCCTCGGCATCACCTTTCTGCGCACCATCGCCTTTATTCTCATCATTGCCTCACTGGTACAGTTTGTGGAAATGTTTCTTAAAAAAAGTGCACCCGGCCTTTACGCAGGCCTGGGCATCTTTTTGCCCCTCATCACCACC
The Desulfobotulus pelophilus DNA segment above includes these coding regions:
- the rnfG gene encoding RnfABCDGE type electron transport complex subunit G → MGELIRMVVTLAILSAVSGGVLAGLQQWTKDPIERQKLANEKAPVIRQILEGTNNDPIADRFTLNDGSNDYLIFPGSLNNDRIMVLEDRAQGYSGDVHVMVGFRLKDDTLVGAGVTTHSETPGIGSRAKEEPSFTRQFTGKKAASPKNLRSDGGDLDSISGATITSRAVVQAVERASAAYLRLKPELESPTTEKEE
- the rsxE gene encoding electron transport complex subunit RsxE is translated as MPRPLHKEFLKGLWEEIPPFRLVLGLCPVLAVTMTVENGIGMGLATTFVLVCSNILISLLRNQIPPKVRIACYILVIATFVTIVDMLMQAFTYPLYQKLGIFIPLIVVNCIVLGRAEAFASKNSLLPSLADGLGIGIGFTLSLATLGAVREIFGNGTFLGHGVFGPGYEPLAFLVEAPGAFIGLGILLGLMNLISQRR
- a CDS encoding electron transport complex protein RnfA gives rise to the protein METYILLAITCILVNNIVLTQYLGICPFMGTSKAMETATGMSMAVLFVLVMAGSVTWMVEHWLLAPLGITFLRTIAFILIIASLVQFVEMFLKKSAPGLYAGLGIFLPLITTNCAVMGACLLAISAEYTFLQTLVASTAYALGFGLALTLFAGIRERLFQKRIPGPFRDTAIGLITAGVISLSFFAFKGMG